The DNA window CATAacattttcgttcttctttatTATGATCAGGGATTGTTGTTATCAAATGGGAACTTATATTACCtaattatttcttgaaatgaaTTGTTTTCTACTGTTTTTCAGTAACGCCGGAAGCCTTTTTTCAGCGAACTTGTGCACGGTCCTCATGACCCAGAATCGTCACCTGACATAAATGAAGGTCCAGATGACTCCTTGTACAGCGTGAAAGGCGACGAGTACGATGATCGGAACGGCTTTGTTATTGAAGGAAGCTCTCTAATGGGCGGTCACTCGCCTACTCCCATACGCGAACCGAAAGCGGAAGTATGTGATGATGGAAGATCTGGTGGCCCAACGTTAGTGACGGTTCTGGAAGAACACGCTGCATGGCAAGGAAGAATCCCTAGTCATTCACCGAGCCCTGCAACTGCTCCATCTCCGGCTGCTACTTCGACAGCGGCACCTCCTTCGAAGCGAGCGAGGACTGAAACCAGGAGCGAAGGTAGCATTAGAACTATTAAACAGTAGTATGTCGTGAAAGTTGCACGAAATTGACatgaaaactagaaaattagGCAGTTATACTCGAAATTTCTTCCGAATGTCATTAGGCTAAGTGGATGGATCGTTGCTTGTAAGAGTATTAACGAATGCGGATGAACTCGACACTAGTGGCTCCACACGCAAGTTTGGCTGAAGCCGCAGCCGCACAGAAATAGGTGGAGTGCTGCCGGGTAGAGTCGTATGATTGGGACAAACATTCATCAACCCTGACCCTTCCTCTCTGCTACTCGCCTTGTCATGTACAGTTTTTACTGTTAATGGATATAAAAAACATTCACAGAATGCTCAAACCAAAGGACGTGGAAAGATCGGATTAGttactattaaattattaagttACTCGCAAGGAAAACGTTCTGCTAATCATAACGACTCGTATTTCTCTCCACTTCCCTCGTAACACTTCATGCATCATAGCGCAAAGCAAAATTTGTACTCGAGGTATAGTATGGTCGAAATGACATGatgcacggtgcagttgcatgagcagctgcgttcgaagcgatccggtggagcgtagcggttagatcGGGTGGGGACCTACGCTAGCACGctacctcgattctaaccgctatctTCACCGCATCGCCTGAAGTTCATTCGCTTATataactgcaccatgcttcatgtcgttttgactcgactatggATAAGTACATGTAATAATCCCGTTTGATCGAATTGTTTTCGAGAACTTGTCGAGTTGTAACTAATGTTAATAATTGTGTTATAATTAATTAGTGTTTTGGCTTCTCCTTTTTGCGTTAAGGGTACAGTTAACTTCCGAATCATCGCAAGAAATCTGGAGTGAAACGCATTGTCTTTGATAGTTCATAaatgtcttctttctttcaagtAATAGTTAATTTTCAGCCGCCGTCCCGTCTAAACCACGACAAAACAACAATGCAAGCGGTTCGTTCTTAAACTATCctgaaattttgttcttccCAATTAGGTCTtcgatttttggaaaatattgtttttatggtaagaaaaatattgtaCAATATGGAGATCTTTGTCTCGTTACGTGAAGTGCCTTACTTTCATCTACAGTCAAATTGTTTCTAGCCGATAAACCACCGGCAAAGACGGCAAAGGAGAATAACAGGGATTTGGCACGATTAACCAATGGAAAACAGCATCCAACTGACAAATTTGACAAATACGGTATGATCCAATTCTATCCTTCCGTTTGCGCTGTCAATTTTCTCTTGGTTCTTGTTGCTTATCCAAATTTCTTACTGTTTACGGTTTTCTAACTGATTTTGTTGACTTTTAGCAGCATTTGTCGCAACGACCCTCAGGGAAATGCCAGAAATCGAGGCGAAGAAACGTATGAAAGAGATGACAATGTTGCTTCTCGAAGACCTCGAATGAgtgcttttgtttctttctaattgcaaATGTTCGAAGATTGTTTCTGTTCTCGTTGCAATTGGTTGTTTGGTATGTGTATAAAAGTTTCAATTGTTGATAGACATGCATCTGGTCCTGAGGaggttttttaaagtattgTTAATTAGTGAGCTGAAGAGTGAACTTCAACTATTGTATGACACTTTCTGTAATGTAAGATAACAGTGGCTATTTATGTCTTCCGACTAAAAACATGGCTATACAAtctaattcttttaaaattgaatttatagCGAAGTTGAAGAACGTTGGGACTTAAATGAGTAAACAAATAGCTGTGGAAAGCTCATACAAGTCAAACCTTGAAATACAGAACTCTTAAGGTCCATCTAGAACAAAAGAATTGTTGTGGAGAATTAGGCACTAGAGTTTACCAAAATACAAAGGATTCACCCTTCTGTGTACGTACTACCGTGCGAAAGAACGTAAGAATGTATGTAGTACGTaagaacacaaaaatgaaTGTTGGTTCTTCCCAGTTGCATGGAAGAATTAGTCCCAAAAAGCATGCCATTACCGATGTCACAATAATGTACATGGTCATTCCTCTTGACGAGAATCCTActatatataaatatgtatgaaTCGGGACCAATACTAAATATAAATCAGGACCAAAATCAGAAGTGAAGCTGTCGGACATTTTGAAGCAGTGTTCGGTGTCCGCAAATACACAATGTTAATTGTTCTCCGAGGTTTCGGTTGTTTCTCTGCATTTCTAGTTTTCTCGTTTAATCttaatcaaatatttctttcgacATTTAGATGCTTGGATATGGCGGCATAACTGTGCTCGTAGTTGAGAAGAGAGTCATTTGTTCTAAATTGATTTCATAAGTGGGATTCGACGACTTCGGCTTCGAGTGTGGCTACAATGTTGACGCTATTGCATTGCTTTTTGCTTCTGATGTTTGTGATGCGATAAAacctgtttattttattttgacatGCATTCCTAGTCTTCagtatttttttgctgtgGCTTGACGTTTTTGCTGATCCTTTATAaaccgagtttttttttctccttatcgAACTCTGCTCTGCATCTACTCAAGTAGCCAATACTTTTTAAATTAGACAATAATTTCCTCTTGTTTTAAATCCTTTTCACAACGCACATTTGTTCGCACGCCTCTTGCCATTTATGGACAGTAGTAGatctttcttcttatttttttcttgctaaatATGACTTCTTGGTCGAAgttatgcgaaaaaaaaaggatgatgtTGAGTTCATGCTTTTATGAATTCACTGTTGTGGTGGTATTCACTAGCGCTGCTCGTTGTATAATTaaccattttcatttcataataATTTCTCTTCAGAGGTCATTTAATGAACGTTGTTGGACCAGGTCCATATATTAATGATAGTGGCAAAATGATATTGATTCGCCTGGTTCGCGAGCAGGAAGCAATATGGAATCCAAATTGTCCAGCATATTCGAAACCAGACCTCAAATGTGCCGCATGGAATCAAGTACAGGAGCagatgagaagaaatggattCGAATATACTTGTAGgtgtatttttttgttgacattGACAGTCTCTTTCCTGAGTCTTTCTTTcgattgttttcctttttcgttttttctttttgtttaaaagTCGTAATGGATCAGTCGCACTTATtcggaactttttttcaagaagtaaaACTAATTGTTTAGGTGCATTTCTCGCCTCTACATTTCGTGATATGCCTAtgcctttgttttttttttctttttttcctgtaattcATGCATTTCAAAAGTACCACTTTCATGCGTTGGTTCTGTAGTTGTCAAAATGATCCGTTTAGTGAATTTTTTGCGAAAACAATGGAATAGTCTTCTTGTGTACTGGAAGAAGAACCTCAGATACAACAAGAAACCACCAGAAAGGGAATGGCCATTCGGCAGAAGCATGAACTTCCTGGCGACGAGATATGGGAGCACGTGAGTAATATATGTTGtatcttcttatttttgttgacCCACTTTCAATGAGTAACTTGTAGATCATATTTCTCACTtggttatagtcgggtcataGTGAcaaggtgcagttgcgtaagcagctgcggtCGATGTTGTGCGATGTGACatagcagttaggatcgaggtgggaccttcgccaAGTGCAACGATGAGTGATGGCACCAAGGTCTCCTCGATCCGGaccgctagcttcaccgctccgcttcgagcctACGCAAGGCACCGATATGTGGTATTTATGtggttttgactcgactataccaGACTTTTAGTCTTTTTGTTGCTTCTATTGACAAAAATAATACTTGCTTTAAGATATCCACACTGCCCTCCCAACTACGATGTTTCTACGCGAGACTCAATGGATGATATTGATGTATACGGAGATATCGACTATTTGTATGAGAACTCTCAGGCTAATAGATCGATAGATTCCCGAGATGATGTCTCAAATCGACTGAGTACTGAACTTGAAATGGAGTCATCAAATGAAGAAGCTGACG is part of the Necator americanus strain Aroian chromosome V, whole genome shotgun sequence genome and encodes:
- a CDS encoding hypothetical protein (NECATOR_CHRV.G20575.T2) — protein: MILIRLVREQEAIWNPNCPAYSKPDLKCAAWNQVQEQMRRNGFEYTLNFLRKQWNSLLVYWKKNLRYNKKPPEREWPFGRSMNFLATRYGSTYPHCPPNYDVSTRDSMDDIDVYGDIDYLYENSQANRSIDSRDDVSNRLSTELEMESSNEEADARLRLVQGDVTPPPIQGAELRTTKETQHMWKRRHLQRNREDIATRNDEEKDEEEVIAETVVPSEEQRRNNVDKYDQYGAFLASTLLRNSPLSAWSLTVSWRFDDLAAAEHIKTEEVNWIFEFDIRFTSLTVRHIALHVFSDEAF
- a CDS encoding hypothetical protein (NECATOR_CHRV.G20574.T3) — its product is MMLIMSYPAKILLIKLVKQHEALWNKRSPDYSRADMKSHAWDDISARMAENGFESKIGRLKVMWKNLRDQWKRNLSLKMPPEREWYFQRRINFLAETYEGGELVHGPHDPESSPDINEGPDDSLYSVKGDEYDDRNGFVIEGSSLMGGHSPTPIREPKAEVCDDGRSGGPTLVTVLEEHAAWQGRIPSHSPSPATAPSPAATSTAAPPSKRARTETRSEAAVPSKPRQNNNASADKPPAKTAKENNRDLARLTNGKQHPTDKFDKYAAFVATTLREMPEIEAKKRMKEMTMLLLEDLE
- a CDS encoding hypothetical protein (NECATOR_CHRV.G20575.T1) yields the protein MFEDCFCSRCNWLFGMCIKVSIVDRHASGPEEVHLEQKNCCGELGTRVYQNTKDSPFCVRTTVRKNVRIGHLMNVVGPGPYINDSGKMILIRLVREQEAIWNPNCPAYSKPDLKCAAWNQVQEQMRRNGFEYTLNFLRKQWNSLLVYWKKNLRYNKKPPEREWPFGRSMNFLATRYGSTYPHCPPNYDVSTRDSMDDIDVYGDIDYLYENSQANRSIDSRDDVSNRLSTELEMESSNEEADARLRLVQGDVTPPPIQGAELRTTKETQHMWKRRHLQRNREDIATRNDEEKDEEEVIAETVVPSEEQRRNNVDKYDQYGAFLASTLRDMPEQEAKKKMKNIMLILLDDSAK